A part of Pseudoalteromonas arctica A 37-1-2 genomic DNA contains:
- the nqrM gene encoding (Na+)-NQR maturation NqrM, with protein sequence MSLFLLTFGLLILIVSAMAVGMIVQKKSMASSCGGLGSVGIDKACDCDDPCDKRKNRLAKEQAWKENQII encoded by the coding sequence ATGTCACTTTTTCTTCTTACTTTTGGCTTACTAATTTTGATAGTTTCGGCTATGGCCGTTGGTATGATCGTGCAAAAAAAATCTATGGCAAGCAGCTGTGGTGGTTTAGGTTCGGTTGGTATTGATAAAGCCTGTGATTGCGATGATCCATGTGATAAACGCAAAAACCGTTTAGCAAAAGAGCAAGCCTGGAAAGAAAACCAAATTATTTAA